The proteins below are encoded in one region of Tolumonas auensis DSM 9187:
- a CDS encoding LacI family DNA-binding transcriptional regulator — MVKMDDIAQLAGVSKASVSRVINNKAVSPAIRERVEKIINELHYQPNLIAQSLTTKTTNVIGLIIPNRSNYYINTYDFITTCIDLLAESGKVAIVVEMDDSASSFIDSINKLMVHQCDGIIYYHSSFINVDFNSKNIRTVLDNLRKPIAILNKKGEQQAEKYFWFDNEKIASLAAEYLLSNGHEKIAYLSAPLSEETARTRVSGVKNTIEKHNKAFLPTHFSEGTRDIDGGYSACRDLFRKTRDFTGLLCFNDAMALGAVKYLSEINEIAHSDISIVGIGADPLINKIYPSLVTVYTPLRELIANAVSYVLGENMEVLETELSGTLYIDERIKNRSNTNLFTWSMHT; from the coding sequence ATGGTTAAAATGGACGATATCGCACAATTAGCGGGTGTTTCAAAAGCCTCTGTCTCCCGGGTCATAAATAATAAGGCCGTTTCACCAGCAATCAGGGAAAGGGTTGAGAAAATAATAAATGAACTGCATTATCAGCCAAACCTGATTGCTCAGTCTCTGACGACAAAAACGACGAATGTGATCGGCCTAATTATACCGAACAGAAGCAACTATTATATTAACACCTATGATTTTATTACTACCTGTATAGATTTATTGGCTGAAAGCGGAAAGGTCGCAATAGTCGTTGAAATGGATGATTCAGCATCGTCATTTATTGATTCAATAAATAAACTGATGGTTCATCAATGTGATGGCATCATCTATTACCACAGTTCGTTTATAAACGTCGATTTCAATAGCAAAAACATCAGAACTGTTCTGGATAACTTGCGTAAGCCGATAGCCATACTGAATAAAAAAGGCGAACAACAGGCAGAAAAATATTTCTGGTTTGATAACGAGAAAATCGCCTCCCTGGCGGCTGAATATCTGTTATCTAACGGACATGAAAAAATTGCTTATCTGTCAGCCCCGCTATCGGAAGAAACAGCCAGAACCCGAGTGTCAGGCGTTAAAAATACAATAGAAAAACATAACAAAGCCTTTCTGCCCACCCATTTTTCAGAGGGCACCAGAGATATTGATGGCGGCTATTCAGCTTGCAGAGATTTGTTCAGAAAAACCCGAGACTTTACCGGATTACTTTGTTTTAACGATGCCATGGCTTTGGGCGCCGTAAAATATTTATCAGAAATAAACGAAATAGCTCACAGCGATATTTCGATTGTTGGCATTGGCGCCGATCCCTTGATCAACAAGATTTATCCATCACTGGTGACTGTCTATACTCCGCTCAGGGAATTAATTGCCAATGCCGTAAGCTATGTCTTAGGGGAAAACATGGAGGTATTGGAAACTGAACTGTCAGGCACCTTGTATATCGATGAAAGGATCAAAAACAGATCCAATACCAATCTGTTTACCTGGTCGATGCACACTTGA